The sequence below is a genomic window from Oreochromis aureus strain Israel breed Guangdong linkage group 12, ZZ_aureus, whole genome shotgun sequence.
cctgcagcggcactgcagaccacgcccgccacacatatcaaacacgtaaaataaatatttatgcacttttgcattcactttttgtttttgttatttttacacagtgttctgaatgatgaacaatggtctacagccaatcttgtgtattattatacaaactttggttgtaagattcagataactatttaataaaagctaaatattttatacagggagtgcagaattattaggcaaatgagtattttgtccacatcatcctcttcatgcatgttgtcttactccaagctgtataggctcgaaagcctactaccaattaagcatattaggtgatgtgcatctctgtaatgagaaggggtatggtctaatgacatcaacaccctatatcaggtgtgcataattattaggcaacctcctttcctttggcaaatgggtcaaaagaaggacttgacaggctcagaaaagtcaaaaatagtgagatatcttgcagagggatgcagcagtcttaaaattgcaaagcttctgaagcgtgatcatcgaacaatcaagcgtttcattcaaaatagtcaacagggtcgcaagaagcgtgtggaaaaccaaggcgcaaaataactgcccgtgaactgagaaaagtcaagcgtgcagctgccaagatgccacttgccaccagtttggccatatttcagagctgcaacatcactgagtgcccaaaagcacaaggtgtgcaatactcacagacatggccaaggtaagaaaggctgaaagaccaccaccactgaacaagaaacacaagctgaaacgtcaagactgggccaagaaatatctcaagactgatttttctaaggttttatggactgatgaaatgagagtgagtcttgatgggccagatggatgggcccgtggctggattggtaaagggcagagagctccagtcccactcagacgccagcaaggtggaggtggagtactggtttgggccggtatcatcaaagatgagcttgtggggccttttcgggttgaggatggagtcaagctcaactcccagtcctactgccagtttctggaagacaccttcttcaagcagtggtacaggaagaagtctgcatccttcaagaaaaacatgattttcatgcaggacaatgctccatcacacacgtccaagtactccacagcgtggctggcaagaaagggtataaaagaagaaaaactaatgacatggcctccttgttcacctgatctgaacccattgagaacctgtggtccatcatcaaatgtgagatttacaaggagggaaaacagtacacctctctgaacagtgtctgggaggttgtggttgctgctgcacgcaatgttgatggtgaacagatcaaaacactgacagaatccatggatggcaggcttttgagtgtccttgcaaagaaaggtggctatattggtcgctgatttgttttggttttgtttttgaatgtcagaaatgtatatttgtgaatgtggagatgttatattggtttcactggtaaaaataaataattgaaatgggtatatatttgtttttgttgttgcctaataattatgcacagtaatagtcacctgcacacacagatatcccctaaaatagctaaaactaaacacaaactaaaaactacttcgaaaacattcagctttgatattaatgtgtttttgggttcattgagaacatggttgttgttcaataataaaattattcctcaaaaatacaacttgcctaataattctgcactccctgtatgagagtaagaaagaaaagtatatctttgtgtccacctttctctgttaatgccctacctggcccctggcaaaagctttgctagatccgcccctgcacagttaccagctgtcagctaaataaaaaaggagcttggtgtttatttctctcagaaacagttcataacttccttcaactcattcatgtcacctaaaaaaaaggtaaacctgtttctccatcaccagttcagctctgatgattcagtaaagtcatctcctggtttcgaccagccgcttctacagctgtggctccagcaaacatcagctgatactagaaattaaaatcaaatgaattctaacaacagctgatcaagcttaaacgtgctgctgttgtttagcgcgataaacaaacaagagagaaaagccgatcattgatcagtttcatgactgaagtttgaacaggcgagagaatgacagggaggctgtcataaagttcaacatcagtaacttagcgggcacacagctgtatagaaactccatcgtgctagctaccacgcagtacgagttattataactgattgtaaaaagtcagcacaacgaaaataaactacacctaaactcggtttatatctgacccaaatagagtgcaggtcataacttcttacctgaaattcagttcacctcacgctccgaccggcagccgcctgcttctcctgccttcggtttccctgatccacgatctaccacggtcgatcggcggtcgccgccgcctcgttcccgcatgttctttctgacacacacggtggatagctgccctcggttgtagctcggcgtcagcgactaccaaacaactcagttattttttccacatcgaccagcatctggacaatccaccgcctttcactgtttgtaccgttactaaaaaaaaccctcatcggctcataaaacgaaaaataagtccagctatgaccctgagtcaaaagacagccagctcgggttagctagctacctgtctagctctttgcaggcaccgaaaacatcagagctaatatgggatgtcttggtaacacgagcagatatttgaagtttacatctggccaatccaccacctttcactgtttataccgttactaaaatgaataaataaataaatcatcggtccatataaacgaaaaataagtccagctaaaacacatactgtcggcgagcgaccgggtgctgacacgagtttcacccgcctcaatataagccaagcctgggtgctttttttcacgaagggtcgctagcggtgctagctaactatgctagcggcgctagctagctagccggctatcagcaacacataagagaactgctgctaaataaactacacctaaactcggtttatatctgacccaaatagagtgcaggtcataacttcttacctcaaattcagttcacctcacgccctgccttcgctttccctgatccacgattgacctccgcgttagcaaacaccggtcgatcggcggtcgcggcatgtcctttctgtcatacaccggtggatagctgcccactgttgtagctccgcgttatagcaccaccaaacaactcagttattttttccacatccagctgtaactccgattctatgcgagcatttgcgagagaccgggaggtgaaacgacagagagagtccctcgctatccatttgcagccaagtgcagcagctagctaggtagccggctagctgtcaggcaggaccgacgtcgtcagagcactgtcgctaaatatgggatgtcttgataaaacaagcagatatttgaagtttacacacctacattctcgcctgaaaatatcttaaaagtttattttgtgacctagaaacatgaataaaagacatataaaacgaagtggtggccgccattgttcactctgtagaggcgtgctatgaattgtgggatatggagttttcaacacaaggataaaatcttttcggctgtactactcccggtataccactagagagagccaagacaccacaaatgaagtctgtttctatggtgccaaaagcagaatctttctcaggagcctagaaattggcctaaatttgcactaaaatctaaatatttcaaaaactataaaagttataaacaccaaaagtcacaccatactagcccagctccagccgcacaaaatgatgtaacatatgtacccctattgtcaaaactgtttggcagaggagcgcgggaaaattttcactaaaatattaatatttaaaaactataatattcataaacaccaaaagtcatagcacaccattccagatccagccgcacaaaatgaggtaacatatatgaagcttgtccaaaaactgcgggtcgagatacactgcaaaatttcaggcggaaaaaggaaaataataataataataataagaataataaatccgaggaatagtaatatgtgtgcctcttggcataggcacacataataataataataaatccgacgaatagtaatatgtgtgcctcttggcataggcacacataataaatccgacgaatagtaatatgtgtgcctcttggcataggcacacataacaaGCTCGTGGCCCGTACGGGGATCGAACCCGCGACCTTGGCGTTATTAGCACCACGCTCTAACCAACTGAGCTAACCGGCCTACCGCTGACAGCAAAAAACACATACCATTGAGTGACGTAATCAAACACCGTAAACGAAACCTACTGATCAGAAAGTTACAGGACACAAGCAGGCAAAACTTCTCCGTATTTACGGTAAGGTTTACGTTTTTAACGTTAATCAGCCTTAAATTAGATTAATAAAGTAGTTATGAGACAGCTTTTCTCTACATGGGGGTACATAATTATGCTGTAGAAGAAAGCTACGCTGACACGGGAGATTTAGTCTAAGAATATGAGGAAGGAATAAAGTACACTGGGAAGAGCAAGCTATGGTACGAAAAGCTAtcaaagaaatacagcaagatAGTCTTTAAATATACACAAAAAGAGCAAAATGTAAGGGAAGATGAAACAAAGGATGAAGAGGATACATTAAAAGTGAGAAATAATTGCACAGGTTTACAGTATGTGAATATGAACgtgaaaaatgagaaacattCAGGAAATGGTAGTTCTAAAAGTGTTTTAATGGAGTTCATGCTGTCATCTTTAGTTATTAGTAGTTAGTTAGCAGTGAGTTACTAGTAGTGAGAAGAGTTATTAGTAGTGAGAAtgatttttccttcttcttcttgctcaTCAAAATATGCAAATTATTGCATCCTTGTGTTTCACATCTGCAAATCTTCGTCATCCTCTGCAGGCCATTCTCATATCAGGATGTCAGTGCAATTCTATGGCTGGGAGGTGGTAGACGATGGTGCCTCTTTTACTGGTGTGTTGCTAGAGCCGTCGCAAAGACCTCAGAACCGGGGAGTCTACACTATGTACCATGGGACCAGCGTTGCCAGTGCACGTCTCATTATTGCAAATGGCTTTAAACAATCATCAAGTGGCATGCTGGGAAGGGGTGTCTATGTCAGCCGTGATAAGAAAAAAGCAGCCAGTTATCCAAAGATCTGCAGCGCTTCAAACCGTGTGGTCCTCGAGCTGCGTGTGTGCGTTGGCCGCGTCAAACGTATTGACAAGGACAACCATCCTATGCAGCACACATGGCACACACATGGCTACGACACTGCCTGGGTGCCCCCCAAATGTGGCATGACATCTGTAAAAAGTGGCATGGAGGAAGATTGTGTGTTTGATCCTAAAAGAGTGACTGTGGTGGCCATTGCAAATGCACCAGATACCATAAGGACAGAGCTTCAGGAGCTTCTTGCAAAAACATCCAAAAAGTCAAGAAGAGGAGATGGTGATTCTGCTGATGTGTGTCCCCTTTGCAAGAGAAAGACACAGCAGGGCGCCCAACATATCAAGCAACAGTGCTGGAAGTGTGGGCAGAACCTCTGCATTCTTATGTCCAAGCACGTCTGTCCAGGAAGACCATGACAGTCCAGTAAGGTAGAAAAAACTGGATAGGCGATGTCCATGTGCCTGTTTATCAACCGATGTGTCATAGTAGGGCCAACAGCGGACTAAAGCTGACACAGCTGGTGCAATATTTTCCAATAGTTAATGCTGGATGCGTCTTGTTTACTTTATTAAAACGTTAATTTCATATCCCGAATGTATCACTTTTAgattatttgatttttattcaTGCTATTGTTATAAGGAAACAAGAAAGGTGATCTGCTGtatttaccaaaataaaagaagaattaCAATAAATATCATTGTTGTCATATCAAAGTCCATAAACTGATGATTTCTAAAAATAACAACTAGAACAGACGTattggctctcttccacagcatgtcttttatcctgtcttccttctctcaccccaaaaggttgcagcagatggccgccctccctgagcctggttctgccagaggtttcttcctgttagaaggagttttccttcccactgtggcTAAAGTGcatgctcataggggtcatatggttgttgggttttctctgtatgtattattgtagggtttttaacttacaatataaagctgtataagctgtataaataaaattgaattgaattgaatattttaAGTTTAAGTAATTTCCCATTTGTGTGTCACTAACAGAAAGTCTTGGAAGCTGTGGCCGACAGGCAAAGCTGAAGACGTGGGGCAAATCACAATTTcaagataatttaaaaaaaaagtttttcaaaGGTAAATGTCCTAACAGATGGTACAGAGCGATGAGAGTCATGCAAAGTAAGAAGGAAGGAAAGGAGAAACTGCTGTACTACAGGATACTACAAGTGAAATCAACACAATAGAAAAAGGTGACCTGGGTGTTTTTCTCAGATTTGCTAATCATATCTCCCTACAAGCCTCTCTGCTCTTTAATCCTCTGTTAACCTAACCTCAAATTTTCTGTAAGCTAGTGTGATTAAACATAAACTACTTTAGCAATgtacatgatgcaaacacaaaaatatggTGCTTTTAGTGGTACATGTTCCAAAGCCATAATGTATTTGGTCAGCAAAGTGACATAAAATACTGGTCCTTCCCAGTATAGTCAAGCCAACATCCATGTAACTCATATAATTGACATAAAATATAGTACAGTAGCATTGATACAGTTCTTTAAAAAGAGACCAAATTGGTTCATTTCAGAATTGTATCTAAGCAACGTGCATTATCACTGGGACATTTGAGGGGAAGCTCAAAAAATATCACGTGACTCATAAAAACTAAACACCTGAGTAAGGTTGACCTTCAGTGACTGTGACGGACAATTGATTATGGATAGAATTGCGGGATTGTCTAGTTTTGAGCTGGGCTCCAGATCATTGTGCTGTTTTGGGAGGAAATTTACTCCAGAGTCAAGCAGCATCCATAGCAAATCGAGTGGCTTTTCAAAATGGAGTGATACATTTCCTTGTTTTTACAGTCACACAAGCACCACCAAACCATCACGCTTCCTCCACACTGATCAAATATGGTGccagatatttttcttttttcataagACAGAATCAGTTTGATCATTCTGAAATTAAATGTGGTCTAGTTGGaaattacatgcaatctgtttctGATAATAAAGTGTTGCCGTCTAaagacagaaattcacatttaacTGTTACATTTGCACTCAGCAAGCTTCCTGCTCTACGAGAATATAACCAGTAACATGTTTGGAAATCTggctgcatttataaattagacagCAATTATTGACAAACCTTTGACAATCTGTGATTGCAGCTAGCCCAAGTCAGACTGTGACTGTTTGCAGAAAGGTTGCCTCCTGTTTGGCGGCCTGTGAAATTGCCTTTAGATAAAAAGAAGTCGTGTGTGTGCAGCACAACAACATTGTGACTGTGCTATTAGTTTGCTCTGAATTATCAGATACTTTGTTGAGCTAAGTGTGTGCACTGTTGGGTGGTTTTTCAGGTGAGCTGATTTAATGAAACTGTACTCGGTTAAAATTATATGAGGATGGTGGTGCATGAGATGAGCCCTCTTGGTGTCCCTGTATTGATATAATATTGCAGTAGTATGCTGTATTGATTCATTCCCTCTCCTTAATACGGTCACTTTTTCAGTGCTGACATTAATTCAGGCTGGTGTTTTGCGGATACTATTTAATgaagctgtcagactcctgggCTCTGTGGCATATGTTTCTTAATGTAGTGATAATGATGTACCTGTCTTTTTGTTCATTTACCTAATAGGGCCACCCACTTCACTttatataagataagataagataacctttattagtcccacacgtgggaaatttgttttgtcacagcaggaagtggacagtgcaaaagttatgaagcaaaaattagaataaaataaaataagaataaatacagtacacaactgtacagaatagaataaaataaaatactatatacagtagaataaaatatacaatgagataaaaaatagagtacaaatgctatatacaactgagtaaaactacaacgatgccagaaaagattattctAGCTAGACCCAGTTCATGCTGCTCTGGGAGTAGTGCTGCAATATTTGGATACCAAGTAAACACTGGGGCCGATACTAAACCTATAACGGTATCTTATCCTATCGATCTTCCTATCACACTAGTATCAATCCAATACCAATACCAGTTTTGGTATCAATATTGttgattttttccccaaacTTGGCAACAAGAAAGTTGCTCTACAAAGACTCAGTGTGCAAAAGTAATTTGTACTCGAGTCTAACCGTGTGAACGATAACGTAGCTTAAAAATGATCAttgttaaaagcactttgaatGATTAAGAGATAAGTCCGTGGCCCGTACGGGGATCGAACCCGCGACCTTGGCGTTATTAGCACCACGCTCTAACCAACTGAGCTAACCGGCCTAACGCCGACGGCAAAAAACACATACCATTGAGTGACGTAATCAAACACCGTAAACGAAACCTACTGATCAGAAAGTTAAAGGACACAAACAGGTAAAAGTTCTCCGTATTTACGGTAAGGTTTACGTTTTTAACGTTAATCAGCCTTGAGCTAGATTGATAAAGTAGTTATGAGACAGCCTTTTTCTACATGGGGGTACATAATTATGCTGTAGAAGAAAACTACGCTGACACAGGAGATTTAGTCTAAGAATATGAGGAAGGAATAAAGTACACTGGGAAGAGCAAGCTATGGTACGAAAAGCTAtcaaagaaatacagcaagatGGTCTTTAAATATACACAAAAAGAGCAAAATGTAAGGGAAGATGAAACAAAGGATGAAGAGGACACATGAAAAGTGAGAAATAATTGCACAGGTTTACAGTATGTGAATATGAACgtgaaaaatgagaaacattCAGGAAATGGTAGTTCTAAAAGCGTTTTAATGGAGTTCATGCTGTCATCTTTAGTTATTAGTAGTTAGTTAGCAATGAGTTACTAGTAGTGAGCGTAGTTATTAGTAGTGAGAAtgatttttccttcttcttcttgctcaTCAAAATATGCAAATTATTGCATTCTTGTGTTTCACTGCTGCAAATCTTCTTCATCCTCTGCAGGCCATTCTCATATCAGGATGTCAGTGCAATTCTATGGCTGGGAGGTGGTAGACGATGGTGCCTCTTTTACTGGTGTGTTGCTAGAGCCGTCGCAAAGACCTCAGAACCGGGGAGTCTACACTATGTACCATGGGACCAGCATTGCCAGTGCACGTCTCATCATTGCCAATGGCTTTCAGCAGTCGCAGGGGGGCATGCTAGGAAAGGGTGTGTATGTCAGCCGTGATAAGAAGAAGGCAGAACGTTATCCATTGAACTGCAGCGCTTCAAACCGTGTGGTGTTCGAGCTGCGTGTGCGCGTTGGCCGTGTCAAACGTATTGACAAGGACAACCATCCTATGCAGCACACATGGCACACACATGGCTACGACACTGCCTGGGTGCCCCCCAAATGTGGCATGACATCTGTGAAAAGTGGCATGGAGGAAGATTGTGTGTTTGATCCCAAAAGAGTGACTGTGGTGGCCATTGCAAATGCACCAGATACCACCATAAGGACAGAGCTTCAGCAGCTTCTTGCAAAAACATCCAAAAAGTCAAGAAGAGGAGATGGTGATTCTGCTGATGTGTGTCCCCTTTGCAAGAGAAAGACACAGCAGGGCGCCCAACATATCAAGCAACAGTGCTGGAAGTGTGGGCAGAACCTCTGCATTCTTATGTCCAAGCACGTCTGTCCAGGAAGACCATGACAGTCCAGTAAGGTAGAAAAAACTGGATAGGCGATGTCCATGTGCCTGTTTATCAACCGATGTGTCATAGTAGGGCCAACAGCGGACTAAAGCTGACACAGCTGGTGCAATATTTTCCAATAGTTAATGCTGGATGCGTCTTGTTTACTTTATTAAAACGTTAATTTCATATCCCGAATGTATCACTTTTAgattatttgatttttattcaTGCTATTGTTATAAGGAAACAAGAAAGGTGATCTGCTGtatttaccaaaataaaagaagaattaCAATAAATATCATTGTTGTCATATCAAAGTCCATAAACTGATGATTTCTAAAAATAACAACTAGAACAGACGTattggctctcttccacagcatgtcttttatcctgtcttccttctctcaccccaaaaggttgcagcagatggccgccctccctgagcctggttctgccagaggtttcttcctgttagaagggagttttcccttcccactgtgGCTAAAGTGcatgctcatagggggtcatatggttgttgggtttttctctgtatgtattattgtagggtttttaacttacaatataaagctgtataagctgtataaataaaattgaattgaattgaatattttaAGTTTAAGTAATTTCCCATTTGTGTGTCACTAACAGAAAGTCTTGGAAGCTGTGGCCGACAGGCAAAGCTGAAGACGTGGGGGCAAATCACAATTTcaagataatttaaaaaaaaagtttttcaaaGGTAAATGTCCTAACAGATGGTACAGAGCGATGAGAGTCATGCAAAGTAAGAAGGAAGGAAAGGAGAAACTGCTGTACTACAGGATACTACAAGTGAAATCAACACAATAGAAAAAGGTGACCTGGGTGTTTTTCTCAGATTTGCTAATCATATCTCCCTACAAGCCTCTCTGCTCTTTAATCCTCTGTTAACCTAACCTCAAATTTTCTGTAAGCTAGTGTGATTAAACATAAACTACTTTAGCAATgtacatgatgcaaacacaaaaatatggTGCTTTTAGTGGTACATGTTCCAAAGCCATAATGTATTTGGTCAGCAAAGTGACATAAAATACTGGTCCTTCCCAGTATAGTCAAGCCAACATCCATGTAACTCATATAATTGACATAAAATATAGTACAGTAGCATTGATACAGTTCTTTAAAAAGAGACCAAATTGGTTCATTTCAGAATTGTATCTAAGCAACGTGCATTATCACTGGGACATTTGAGGGGAAGCTCAAAAAATGTCACGTGACTCATAAAAACTAAACACCTGAGTAAGGTTGACCTTCAGTGACTGTGACGGACAATTGATTATGGATAGAATTGCGGGATTGTCTAGTTTTGAGCTGGGCTCCAGATCATTGTGCTGTTTTGGGAGGAAATTTACTCCAGAGTCAAGCAGCATCCATAGCAAATCGAGTGGCTTTTCAAAATGGAGTGATACATTTCCTTGTTTTTACAGTCACACAAGCACTACCAAACCATCACGCTTCCTCCACACTGATCAAATATGGTGccagatatttttcttttttcataagACAGAATCAGTTTGATCATTCTGAAATTAAATGTGGTCTAGTTGGaaattacatgcaatctgtttctGATAATAAAGTGTTGCCGTCTAaagacagaaattcacatttaacTGTTACATTTGCACTCAGCAAGCTTCCTGCTCTACGAGAATATAACCAGTAACATGTTTGGAAATCTggctgcatttataaattagacagCAATTATTGGCAAACCTTTGACAATCTGTGATTGCAGCTAGCCCAAGTCAGACTGTGACTGTTTGCAGAAAGGTTGCCTCCTATCTGGCGGCCTGTGAAATTGCCTTTAGATAAAAAGAAGTCGTGTGTGTGCAACACAACAACATTGTGACTGTGCTATTAGTTTGCTCTGAATTATCAGATACTTTGTTGAGCTAAGTGTGTGCACTGTTGGGTGGTTTTTCAGGTGAGCTGATTTAATGAAACTGTACTCGGTTAAAATTATATGAGGATGGTGGTGCATGAGATGAGCCCTCTTGGTGTCCCTGTATTGATATAATATTGCAGTAGTATGCTGTATTGATTCATTCCCTCTCCTTAATACGGTCACTTCTTTAGTGCTTTGTACTCTAGTCTAACCGTTTGAATGATAACGTAGCTTAAAAATGATCAttgttaaaagcactttgagtgatTAAGAGTATAATATACGTGAATAGGGTCATGGCCCGCACGGGGATCCACTTTGGCGTTATTAGCACCACGCCCTAACCAACTGAGCTAACCGGCCCGTGCAGGGCGTTATTTTGAGACCCTTCATGCTAGAACGGCTGATACGAAACTGAAAGTTAAGGGGAGGAGATTCCCATTCTGAACCTGAACAGAAAGT
It includes:
- the LOC116313902 gene encoding uncharacterized protein LOC116313902, producing the protein MSVQFYGWEVVDDGASFTGVLLEPSQRPQNRGVYTMYHGTSVASARLIIANGFKQSSSGMLGRGVYVSRDKKKAASYPKICSASNRVVLELRVCVGRVKRIDKDNHPMQHTWHTHGYDTAWVPPKCGMTSVKSGMEEDCVFDPKRVTVVAIANAPDTIRTELQELLAKTSKKSRRGDGDSADVCPLCKRKTQQGAQHIKQQCWKCGQNLCILMSKHVCPGRP
- the LOC116313903 gene encoding uncharacterized protein LOC116313903 isoform X1, with the translated sequence MKSHSHIRMSVQFYGWEVVDDGASFTGVLLEPSQRPQNRGVYTMYHGTSIASARLIIANGFQQSQGGMLGKGVYVSRDKKKAERYPLNCSASNRVVFELRVRVGRVKRIDKDNHPMQHTWHTHGYDTAWVPPKCGMTSVKSGMEEDCVFDPKRVTVVAIANAPDTTIRTELQQLLAKTSKKSRRGDGDSADVCPLCKRKTQQGAQHIKQQCWKCGQNLCILMSKHVCPGRP
- the LOC116313903 gene encoding uncharacterized protein LOC116313903 isoform X2, which gives rise to MSVQFYGWEVVDDGASFTGVLLEPSQRPQNRGVYTMYHGTSIASARLIIANGFQQSQGGMLGKGVYVSRDKKKAERYPLNCSASNRVVFELRVRVGRVKRIDKDNHPMQHTWHTHGYDTAWVPPKCGMTSVKSGMEEDCVFDPKRVTVVAIANAPDTTIRTELQQLLAKTSKKSRRGDGDSADVCPLCKRKTQQGAQHIKQQCWKCGQNLCILMSKHVCPGRP